In a genomic window of Flavobacterium sp. KACC 22761:
- a CDS encoding pyridoxal phosphate-dependent aminotransferase, producing the protein MPTISHKGRNMPESPIRKLAPFADLAKKKGHKVYHLNIGQPDIKTPEVAIEAVKNIDLSIIEYSPSAGYESYRKKLAHFYQRQNVNVNTEDIIVTTGGSEALLFALATITDPGDEIIIPEPFYANYHAFASSTSATVVPLVSTIETAFALPSIEEVEKLITPRTKAILICNPGNPTGYLYSETEIKQLAHLIKKHDLYLIADEVYREFLYDGVDVHFSVMNLEDVQQNVIMVDSVSKRYSMCGARIGCLVTKNKDVLATVMKFAQARLSPPTIEQIACEAAIDTPQSYFDEVIGEYKERRDTLIAELNKIEGVIVTKPKGAFYCIAQLPIADSDDFAQWLLESYDLNGETVMVAPAKGFYSTPGMGLNQVRIAYVLNKKDLIAAVNILKEALLVYNKR; encoded by the coding sequence ATGCCAACAATTTCACACAAGGGAAGAAACATGCCCGAATCTCCGATACGCAAGCTGGCTCCTTTTGCTGATTTAGCAAAGAAAAAAGGACACAAGGTGTATCACTTAAACATTGGTCAACCGGATATCAAGACACCGGAAGTGGCCATCGAGGCGGTAAAAAATATTGATTTGAGTATTATAGAATACAGTCCGTCTGCCGGATATGAAAGCTATAGAAAAAAATTAGCTCATTTTTACCAGCGCCAAAATGTAAACGTTAACACAGAAGACATCATTGTTACAACTGGTGGTTCTGAAGCCTTACTTTTTGCACTGGCCACAATTACAGATCCTGGAGATGAAATCATTATCCCGGAACCTTTTTATGCTAATTATCACGCATTCGCTTCGTCTACAAGCGCGACTGTAGTTCCACTTGTTTCTACAATTGAAACTGCATTTGCATTGCCAAGCATTGAAGAAGTTGAAAAACTGATTACACCAAGAACAAAAGCCATTCTGATTTGCAATCCTGGAAATCCGACTGGATATTTATATTCTGAAACTGAAATTAAACAGCTGGCTCATCTAATTAAAAAACACGATTTGTATTTAATTGCCGATGAAGTTTATCGCGAATTTTTATACGACGGTGTTGATGTACATTTTTCTGTTATGAATTTAGAAGATGTACAGCAAAACGTAATTATGGTCGATTCTGTTTCAAAACGTTACAGTATGTGTGGCGCGAGAATTGGCTGTTTGGTTACTAAAAATAAAGATGTTTTAGCAACTGTAATGAAATTTGCACAAGCGCGTTTGAGTCCGCCAACTATTGAACAGATTGCTTGTGAAGCGGCAATAGACACGCCTCAGAGCTATTTTGACGAAGTAATTGGCGAATACAAAGAGCGCCGTGATACTTTAATTGCTGAATTGAATAAAATTGAAGGTGTAATTGTTACCAAACCAAAAGGTGCATTTTACTGCATCGCACAATTGCCAATCGCTGATTCAGATGATTTTGCGCAATGGCTTCTGGAAAGCTACGATTTAAATGGAGAAACTGTTATGGTTGCTCCTGCAAAAGGATTCTATTCCACACCAGGAATGGGGCTTAATCAAGTACGAATTGCTTATGTTTTAAACAAAAAAGACTTGATTGCTGCTGTAAATATTTTAAAAGAAGCACTTTTAGTTTACAATAAAAGATAA
- a CDS encoding PDZ domain-containing protein: MKKYFMLFFGLLVSFTIQAQDDFLIQSHSSRITIPFKLINNLVFIPIKVNGIELNFLLDSGVEETILFSMDEKKEVSFNNVVKIKLRGLGSEDEIEGLKSTNNVFETHGLKSDNHLVYIILDQNFNLSSHIGIPVNGIIGYKFFKNNLVEINYSKKKIYVYPNNDVIKERLDKKFKAIPITIERSKPYITTTAVVDSVQISAKLLVDIGNSDAFWIFENDKIKLPKKNFPDFLGKGFSGDIEGHRAKIAKFSVDEFDFKNPIVAFPDSSSIRNVKMVPGRIGSIGGEVLKRFTIVLDYADQKLYLKKNNKFSEPFTYNKSGITIQHNGLQWVQETVHMETVQVANALSDVSYDAKKDDNFKYKFSLKPVYEIVNIRKKSAAEKCGLRKGDIIISINNALPYKYSLQQINSLLKSEDDVWITLEVERESVVLKFRFRLEDEL, encoded by the coding sequence ATGAAAAAATATTTCATGTTGTTTTTTGGGCTTTTGGTATCTTTCACTATTCAGGCTCAAGATGATTTTTTGATTCAAAGCCATAGCAGTAGGATTACTATTCCTTTTAAATTGATAAATAATCTCGTTTTTATTCCGATAAAAGTAAACGGAATAGAACTGAATTTCTTATTGGATTCTGGTGTTGAAGAAACAATTTTGTTTAGCATGGATGAGAAGAAGGAGGTCAGTTTTAATAACGTTGTTAAAATAAAACTGAGAGGTCTAGGAAGCGAAGATGAAATAGAAGGACTAAAATCAACGAATAATGTTTTTGAAACACATGGTTTGAAATCAGATAATCATTTAGTTTATATAATATTAGATCAAAATTTTAATTTGTCATCTCATATTGGAATCCCGGTTAACGGGATTATTGGGTATAAATTTTTTAAGAATAATTTAGTCGAAATAAATTATTCTAAGAAAAAAATCTACGTTTATCCAAACAATGATGTTATTAAAGAAAGATTAGACAAAAAATTTAAAGCGATTCCAATTACAATCGAAAGATCCAAACCTTATATTACTACAACTGCAGTGGTCGATAGTGTGCAGATTTCGGCTAAATTATTGGTAGATATTGGTAATAGTGATGCTTTTTGGATATTTGAGAATGATAAAATAAAATTGCCTAAGAAAAATTTTCCTGACTTTTTAGGAAAAGGCTTTAGCGGTGATATTGAGGGACATCGTGCTAAAATTGCGAAATTTTCGGTTGACGAATTTGACTTTAAAAATCCGATAGTTGCGTTTCCTGATTCAAGTTCGATTCGAAATGTAAAAATGGTGCCTGGACGAATTGGCTCAATTGGAGGTGAAGTCTTAAAACGTTTTACGATTGTTTTAGATTACGCAGATCAAAAGCTCTATTTAAAAAAGAATAATAAATTTTCGGAACCCTTTACCTACAACAAAAGCGGGATAACGATACAACATAATGGTTTGCAGTGGGTACAGGAAACAGTGCACATGGAGACAGTTCAAGTCGCCAATGCGCTGTCTGATGTGAGTTATGATGCAAAAAAAGATGATAATTTCAAGTACAAATTTTCATTAAAACCAGTATATGAAATCGTGAATATCAGAAAAAAATCGGCGGCTGAAAAATGTGGTTTAAGAAAAGGCGATATTATTATTAGTATAAATAACGCATTGCCCTACAAATATTCGCTACAACAAATCAATAGCCTTTTGAAATCTGAAGATGATGTTTGGATTACGCTTGAAGTAGAACGTGAAAGCGTGGTTTTGAAATTTAGGTTTAGACTTGAAGATGAGTTGTAA
- a CDS encoding gliding motility-associated C-terminal domain-containing protein, with product MVEKYIKFLRISLFFVFLSFIPTTIYAQCAGQDGTLTVCDIPAASSKSIDLFSYLTGSPLSGGVWTDTDSSGGLLDPDTGILNAQLIRTSGVFRYTYTVEGIGLCPDNNAVVTVTIGGYSGVTSPNVSVCSAVGEFNLFSAFNGQYLGPHSNGKWHNDTTNHDEEKPVINVSDMAGTFQYTYTMPARGTCPAMSSTAIVTIFKAPKSGDAKLLKLCASNGLSAYTDYDLFNSISGQDPGGTWKDNSNTGELTFVGDHSINIQRIFNNRGAGNYNFTYTVKSTNPICSDEQTMIRIALERKLDFTGAKLRVAVNNICETEIPTATYTATITKGPAAIPNGDYNVSFSVSGPNGGSETLPANFINGVLVFPLKSDYFQRVGSYTVTITNLYESGSTRACQNIINNLSETVNIYPIPDLAGAKITPIIACQNTATEVKITDAVKIVDGTYDILYNVSGANNASSQTATATFLGGNATFSIPAILNSQSGNGTIKIVKITHTVSGCTNSANIDGNITVNPLPNVANLRIQVPTVCFGSALTASVSGLGTLTNVTVSYSLSNSNVAPGQTIVLSPVSGNASFVIPAALLPNTGSTTIKIENVKNNVTGCDSPVTSVSTAFSINPIPAAPVSTDQSFCKSEGAIIGNLAPSGPQFKWYNSPTMTTPLPNTYLLKDETLYVTETTLSCTSAATMIKVTLRDTPAPELNTDGQNFCGLDAPTIADLSNNTNVSSSVAWYDAPKGGNLLPSTTALVDKRIYYGFDFSSSENCLSYDHLEVTVSLTDCPVVPPDFFIPDGFSPNGDGVNDTFVIPNIDFLFPDYYLQIFNRYGNRMYEGFKDKAGWDGTNWQTGGFAHGIAPNGVYFYTLQFNKGNKPPIQGRLYLNR from the coding sequence ATGGTCGAAAAATACATTAAATTCTTACGAATCTCGTTATTTTTTGTTTTTTTATCTTTTATTCCTACTACAATTTATGCGCAATGTGCGGGTCAAGACGGAACATTAACCGTGTGTGATATTCCGGCCGCCAGCAGCAAATCAATTGATTTATTTAGTTATTTAACAGGTTCGCCGCTTAGTGGAGGAGTTTGGACAGATACTGATAGTTCTGGCGGATTATTAGATCCTGACACTGGAATTTTAAATGCACAATTAATTCGTACCAGTGGTGTTTTTCGCTATACTTATACTGTTGAAGGAATTGGGCTTTGTCCAGATAATAATGCGGTTGTTACGGTTACAATTGGAGGATATTCTGGTGTAACCTCTCCAAATGTTTCGGTTTGTAGTGCAGTTGGCGAATTTAATCTTTTTTCTGCTTTCAATGGGCAATATTTAGGACCGCATTCTAATGGGAAATGGCATAACGACACAACAAATCATGATGAAGAAAAGCCTGTTATTAATGTGAGTGATATGGCAGGAACTTTTCAATACACTTACACGATGCCTGCAAGAGGAACTTGTCCAGCCATGTCATCGACGGCTATAGTTACGATTTTTAAAGCACCAAAATCGGGTGATGCGAAACTTTTAAAATTATGTGCAAGCAATGGACTATCAGCATATACCGACTATGATTTGTTTAACTCGATTTCAGGTCAAGATCCAGGAGGCACATGGAAAGATAATAGCAATACTGGTGAATTAACTTTTGTGGGAGATCATTCTATAAATATTCAGCGTATTTTTAATAATCGAGGCGCCGGAAACTATAATTTTACATACACTGTAAAATCTACTAACCCAATTTGTTCAGATGAACAGACAATGATTAGGATAGCATTAGAGCGAAAACTTGATTTTACAGGGGCAAAACTTAGAGTTGCTGTTAACAATATTTGCGAAACGGAAATTCCTACCGCTACATATACGGCAACCATTACAAAAGGACCTGCAGCTATTCCAAACGGAGATTATAATGTTTCGTTTAGTGTTTCTGGCCCAAACGGAGGTAGCGAAACTTTGCCAGCAAATTTTATTAACGGTGTTTTGGTCTTTCCGTTGAAATCAGATTATTTCCAACGAGTTGGCAGTTATACCGTTACAATTACAAATTTGTACGAGTCGGGTAGCACACGTGCATGTCAAAATATCATCAATAATCTTTCAGAAACTGTAAATATATATCCGATACCCGATTTAGCAGGTGCAAAAATCACTCCTATAATTGCCTGTCAAAACACGGCAACAGAAGTCAAAATTACTGATGCTGTAAAAATTGTTGACGGAACTTATGATATTCTCTATAATGTTTCGGGAGCCAATAATGCATCATCACAAACAGCAACAGCGACTTTTTTAGGAGGAAATGCAACATTTAGTATTCCAGCAATTTTAAATTCGCAAAGTGGAAATGGTACAATCAAAATTGTAAAGATTACGCATACAGTTTCGGGTTGTACAAATTCGGCAAATATTGATGGTAACATTACCGTAAATCCTTTGCCTAATGTAGCAAATTTAAGAATCCAAGTTCCAACAGTATGTTTTGGGTCGGCTTTAACAGCTTCAGTTTCTGGTTTAGGAACTTTAACAAATGTTACAGTATCGTATTCGCTTTCAAACAGCAATGTTGCTCCAGGGCAAACAATAGTTTTGTCTCCTGTAAGTGGTAATGCTAGTTTTGTAATTCCAGCAGCTTTACTTCCAAATACAGGTTCAACAACGATTAAAATTGAAAATGTGAAAAATAATGTTACAGGCTGTGACAGCCCCGTAACTTCGGTATCGACAGCGTTTTCAATAAACCCGATTCCAGCAGCTCCAGTATCTACAGATCAATCATTTTGTAAGTCGGAAGGTGCCATTATTGGGAATTTAGCACCGAGTGGTCCGCAATTTAAATGGTACAATTCGCCAACAATGACAACGCCACTTCCAAACACCTATCTTCTTAAAGACGAAACATTATATGTGACCGAAACAACTTTGTCATGTACTTCTGCCGCAACTATGATTAAAGTGACTTTAAGAGATACTCCTGCCCCAGAATTAAATACAGACGGGCAAAATTTCTGTGGATTAGATGCACCAACTATTGCTGATTTATCAAATAATACAAATGTGTCTTCGTCTGTAGCTTGGTATGATGCGCCAAAGGGTGGAAATCTTTTGCCTTCAACGACAGCTTTAGTTGATAAAAGGATATATTATGGATTTGATTTTTCGTCAAGTGAAAACTGTCTTTCTTATGATCATCTTGAGGTGACAGTATCATTAACAGATTGTCCTGTCGTGCCACCAGATTTCTTTATTCCTGATGGATTTTCTCCAAATGGCGATGGGGTAAATGACACTTTTGTAATTCCTAATATTGACTTTTTATTTCCAGATTATTATCTCCAAATTTTTAATAGATATGGAAATAGAATGTACGAAGGATTTAAAGACAAAGCAGGTTGGGATGGTACCAATTGGCAGACAGGCGGATTTGCACATGGAATAGCGCCAAATGGAGTCTATTTTTACACACTCCAGTTTAATAAAGGCAATAAACCGCCAATACAAGGACGCCTTTATTTAAACCGATAA
- a CDS encoding type IX secretion system membrane protein PorP/SprF codes for MKKIILFITFLFCFTTVSAQQDPEYTHYMYNMSVVNPAYATGTPLMMNFGGLYRTQWVGAVGAPKTFTFFGHTALSEKVEVGLSFISDDIGDGAKKENNIYADFAYVLNLGGKNKLSLGLKAGVSSMQTNFNGFKFSDPATDFAFSENINATKPNIGVGAYYFRDNLYVGFSAPNLIKSKYIEEKSGVNAFGAEEIHMFFTGGYVFQINDNLKLKPAFMSRFVKAAPVSIDLTANVLYNEKFEFGAAYRIDDSVSALFNFNVTPSLRVGYAYDYTISNLGQFNSGTHEIMLLFDLDLLGKGYDKSPRFF; via the coding sequence ATGAAAAAAATAATACTCTTTATAACTTTTCTCTTTTGCTTTACTACTGTTTCAGCGCAACAGGACCCCGAATACACGCATTATATGTATAATATGAGTGTCGTGAACCCTGCGTACGCAACTGGAACTCCTTTGATGATGAATTTTGGAGGATTATACAGAACACAGTGGGTTGGAGCAGTAGGAGCGCCAAAAACCTTTACATTTTTTGGACATACAGCTTTATCAGAAAAAGTTGAAGTAGGTCTTTCATTTATTTCTGATGATATTGGTGATGGCGCAAAAAAGGAAAATAATATCTACGCAGATTTTGCTTATGTATTGAATTTAGGAGGAAAAAATAAGCTTTCGCTGGGTTTGAAAGCTGGAGTATCATCAATGCAAACTAATTTTAACGGATTTAAATTTAGTGATCCCGCAACTGATTTTGCTTTTTCGGAAAATATAAATGCCACAAAACCTAATATTGGTGTTGGAGCGTATTATTTTAGAGATAATTTGTATGTCGGATTTTCTGCTCCAAACTTGATAAAATCTAAATATATCGAAGAAAAATCGGGAGTTAATGCTTTTGGAGCCGAAGAAATTCACATGTTTTTTACCGGAGGATACGTTTTTCAAATTAATGATAACCTAAAATTAAAACCCGCCTTTATGTCAAGATTTGTAAAAGCAGCCCCTGTTTCTATTGATTTGACAGCAAATGTTTTGTATAACGAAAAGTTTGAATTTGGCGCGGCATATAGGATCGATGATTCGGTAAGTGCTTTGTTCAATTTTAATGTAACACCTTCCTTGAGAGTAGGTTATGCTTATGATTATACAATTTCAAATTTAGGTCAGTTTAATTCGGGAACGCATGAAATAATGCTTCTTTTTGATTTGGATTTATTAGGGAAAGGATACGATAAATCACCTAGATTCTTTTAA
- a CDS encoding OmpA family protein has protein sequence MKKLLVIIFVFSIQFIGAQNKDLARAKRFFDKTYYSEAITLYERLAEENPSQEAIKNLADSYYYTNNLVKAQRYYRLLFQNYNKDLNREYYFRYAQTLKATNSYDDANAALKQYYASSTNGKDSIYFKNELKELENVSAIGNRFEIKNLGINTPNSEFGAIPYNGKLVFAAVKLKPGLFDKKFKWDNETYLNLVSVPLSEINNAEPNIDYFSDELKTGMHESNAVFTKDGKTVYFTRNNSKNKTKKTNDQKVSNLQIFKAELIDGKWKNITSLPFNSSNYSTEHPALSADEKVLYFASDMPGSVGSFDIYSVNINKGAFDTPKNLGSIINTDKREQFPFVSADNKLYFSSDGHLGYGSLDVFVSEIKGNEYTEPVNIGLPLNSNLDDFSFTINSNIKEGFFASNREGGKGSDDIYQFKETKDLIVEDCKQFIAGTITDVDTGLPLENATVMLQDASKKTLNTISVAADGKFSFTVACESSYTIVAFKEKYTNESKSLEIGKTRNATNDGSLALKSLEAIKLEEQQIAEKRRKQEIQIEQEKKEKEALAIIALNEAAKKAKADEIKAAEIKKKEKETEILKQEKDVVKDDKDRLIIKTDPIYFDYNMWYIRKESKVVLGRVVALMNKYQGMVIEIGSHTDSRGNAKFNEELSQKRANSTREFIIQSGISASRVSAKGYGESVPIIKCKTDDACSEEDHELNRRSEFVIKKL, from the coding sequence ATGAAAAAACTACTCGTTATTATATTCGTATTTTCAATACAATTTATAGGCGCTCAAAACAAAGATTTGGCAAGAGCCAAACGTTTCTTTGATAAAACATACTACAGCGAAGCCATTACTTTATATGAAAGATTAGCCGAAGAAAATCCTTCGCAAGAAGCGATTAAAAACTTGGCGGATTCGTATTATTATACCAACAATTTAGTAAAAGCGCAACGTTATTACCGACTTTTATTTCAGAATTATAATAAGGATTTGAATCGCGAATATTATTTTAGATATGCGCAAACTCTAAAAGCGACAAACAGTTATGATGATGCAAATGCGGCTCTAAAACAGTATTATGCTTCTTCCACTAATGGAAAAGATTCAATTTATTTTAAAAATGAGCTGAAAGAACTTGAAAATGTTTCGGCCATTGGAAATCGATTTGAGATCAAAAATCTCGGAATCAATACGCCAAATTCTGAATTTGGAGCAATTCCATACAATGGGAAATTAGTATTTGCAGCTGTTAAGTTAAAACCTGGATTGTTTGACAAAAAATTCAAATGGGACAATGAAACGTATTTGAACTTAGTTTCGGTTCCTTTGAGTGAAATTAATAATGCAGAACCAAACATTGACTATTTTTCAGACGAATTAAAAACAGGCATGCACGAATCAAATGCTGTTTTTACTAAAGATGGAAAAACGGTTTATTTTACGCGCAATAATTCAAAAAATAAAACCAAAAAAACAAACGACCAGAAAGTTTCGAATCTTCAAATTTTCAAAGCGGAATTAATTGATGGAAAATGGAAAAATATTACCTCGCTTCCGTTTAATAGTTCGAATTATTCAACTGAACATCCTGCGCTTAGTGCGGACGAAAAAGTGCTCTATTTTGCTTCGGATATGCCTGGATCTGTAGGTTCTTTTGATATTTATTCCGTAAACATAAACAAAGGCGCTTTTGATACGCCAAAGAATCTAGGTTCAATTATTAATACCGACAAAAGAGAACAATTTCCTTTTGTTTCGGCAGATAACAAGCTTTATTTTTCTTCAGATGGACATTTAGGATACGGATCGTTAGACGTTTTTGTTTCTGAAATTAAAGGAAATGAATATACTGAACCAGTAAATATTGGATTGCCCTTAAATTCTAATTTGGATGATTTTTCGTTTACAATAAACTCAAATATAAAAGAAGGATTTTTTGCATCCAACAGAGAAGGAGGGAAAGGAAGTGATGATATTTACCAATTCAAAGAAACCAAAGATTTGATTGTTGAAGACTGCAAACAATTTATTGCAGGAACAATTACAGATGTTGATACCGGTTTGCCTCTTGAAAATGCAACAGTAATGTTGCAAGATGCTTCTAAAAAGACTTTAAATACGATTTCGGTCGCAGCCGATGGGAAATTCAGTTTTACGGTTGCCTGCGAAAGTTCCTATACAATTGTTGCTTTCAAAGAAAAATATACCAATGAATCTAAATCATTAGAAATCGGAAAAACCAGAAATGCGACAAACGATGGTTCATTGGCACTAAAATCTTTAGAAGCAATTAAATTAGAAGAACAACAAATTGCCGAAAAAAGAAGAAAGCAAGAAATTCAGATAGAACAAGAGAAAAAAGAAAAAGAAGCACTGGCGATTATTGCATTAAATGAAGCGGCAAAAAAAGCCAAAGCGGATGAAATAAAAGCAGCAGAAATCAAGAAAAAGGAGAAAGAAACTGAGATTTTAAAACAAGAAAAAGATGTTGTAAAAGATGATAAAGACCGATTGATCATTAAAACCGATCCAATTTATTTTGATTACAATATGTGGTATATTCGTAAAGAATCGAAAGTCGTTTTAGGTCGAGTAGTTGCTTTGATGAACAAATATCAAGGAATGGTTATTGAAATTGGTTCGCATACAGATTCTCGCGGAAACGCAAAATTCAATGAAGAATTATCTCAAAAAAGAGCTAATTCTACGAGAGAATTTATAATTCAGTCGGGAATTAGTGCTAGCAGAGTTTCGGCAAAAGGTTATGGAGAATCTGTTCCGATTATAAAATGCAAAACCGACGATGCTTGTTCAGAAGAAGATCATGAGTTGAACCGTAGATCAGAATTTGTAATCAAGAAGTTGTAA
- a CDS encoding DUF1573 domain-containing protein: MKNVASFIAIVLFSAIGYSQNGPKIEFAAQDNTIDYGKISKSDNGVRSFEFTNTGDAPLMIIGAESTVSSIVVTKPAAAIQPGKKGKIDVKYNMATGPIRKTITVETNAVNYPDGRVALKIKGEVL; the protein is encoded by the coding sequence ATGAAAAATGTTGCCTCTTTTATTGCAATCGTATTGTTTAGCGCAATCGGTTATTCGCAAAACGGCCCAAAAATTGAATTTGCAGCCCAAGATAATACAATTGATTATGGAAAAATTTCGAAAAGTGATAATGGAGTTCGCTCCTTTGAATTCACCAATACTGGAGATGCACCACTGATGATCATTGGCGCAGAATCAACGGTGAGTTCTATTGTGGTGACTAAACCTGCAGCAGCGATACAGCCTGGAAAAAAAGGAAAAATTGATGTAAAGTATAATATGGCTACCGGCCCAATTCGTAAAACAATTACTGTTGAAACCAACGCTGTCAATTATCCTGACGGAAGAGTTGCCTTAAAAATCAAAGGTGAAGTTTTATAA